A single genomic interval of Flavihumibacter rivuli harbors:
- a CDS encoding DUF6671 family protein — MQAFEGRTIAIATMHGKEKIIGPILEELGMKPCLPHSFDTDQFGTFAGEKERELSPLDTAIMKCKAAMELCHTDLAIASEGSYGAHPLIPFIPGGEELVVLVDKKNNWTIAARHICEATNFNGSSITSWEEAGLFLKNIGYPEHGVILKDRQSNPEVIFKGISDLKELEAALSGLMQKNKIAWMESDMRAVHNPTRQNEIGTATRKLVNKLFQCCPSCNAPGFDTVDYTEGLPCSWCGQPTRSVLTVIYGCVACDFKKEQWYPKGKEQEDPMYCDHCNP; from the coding sequence ATGCAAGCTTTTGAAGGAAGAACCATCGCCATTGCCACCATGCATGGCAAAGAGAAGATCATCGGCCCAATCCTGGAGGAACTGGGCATGAAACCCTGTTTGCCGCATTCCTTCGATACCGACCAGTTCGGCACTTTCGCCGGCGAAAAAGAAAGGGAACTTTCACCACTGGATACAGCCATAATGAAATGCAAAGCAGCCATGGAGCTTTGCCATACAGATCTTGCCATTGCGAGTGAGGGCTCTTATGGCGCCCACCCCCTCATCCCTTTCATACCAGGTGGTGAAGAATTGGTGGTGCTGGTGGACAAAAAGAACAACTGGACGATCGCAGCCAGGCATATTTGTGAAGCCACCAATTTCAACGGTTCATCCATTACCAGCTGGGAAGAAGCTGGCTTATTCCTGAAAAATATCGGATACCCGGAACACGGGGTGATCCTCAAGGACCGGCAGAGTAATCCCGAAGTGATCTTCAAAGGCATCAGCGATTTAAAAGAACTGGAAGCGGCCTTGTCAGGATTGATGCAAAAAAATAAAATTGCCTGGATGGAATCGGACATGAGGGCCGTGCACAATCCAACCAGGCAAAATGAAATCGGGACGGCTACCAGGAAACTTGTCAATAAACTTTTTCAATGCTGTCCATCCTGTAATGCACCGGGTTTTGATACAGTAGACTACACAGAAGGACTACCCTGTTCCTGGTGCGGGCAACCCACCCGCAGCGTGCTAACGGTGATCTATGGCTGCGTTGCCTGCGACTTCAAAAAAGAACAATGGTATCCAAAAGGGAAAGAACAGGAAGATCCCATGTACTGCGACCATTGCAACCCTTAG
- a CDS encoding pseudouridine synthase yields the protein MLRYFVIYKPYEVLSQFSPEGDKRTLKDCFDVPADVYPVGRLDHDSEGLLILTNDKGLNAALLQPEKAHERTYWVQVEGDITASAIKELATGVEINVNGKLHRTLPAKAHKLEGPVSVPDRHPPIRYRAAIPTSWISLGLTEGKNRQVRRMTARVGYPTLRLIRYSIGKLTIDGMQPGDCREMDQKEIYWALFGKEALPRPRVRTSGWPNKPKRQR from the coding sequence ATGCTTCGCTATTTCGTCATATACAAACCTTACGAAGTATTGTCGCAGTTCAGTCCTGAAGGTGATAAGCGAACACTTAAAGATTGTTTTGATGTTCCTGCTGATGTTTACCCGGTTGGCCGACTGGATCATGACAGTGAAGGCTTATTGATCCTTACCAACGATAAAGGTCTTAATGCAGCGCTGCTTCAACCGGAGAAAGCACATGAACGAACCTATTGGGTGCAGGTGGAAGGCGACATCACGGCTTCGGCGATCAAAGAATTGGCAACAGGTGTAGAGATCAATGTAAATGGAAAGCTGCACCGCACCTTACCTGCCAAAGCGCATAAATTGGAAGGACCAGTAAGCGTACCGGATCGTCATCCTCCCATTCGTTATCGTGCTGCTATTCCAACTTCCTGGATCAGTCTCGGTTTAACCGAAGGGAAGAACAGGCAGGTGAGAAGGATGACCGCGAGGGTTGGATACCCAACATTAAGACTGATCCGATACAGTATCGGGAAGCTTACCATAGATGGGATGCAGCCTGGTGACTGCCGTGAGATGGACCAAAAGGAGATCTATTGGGCTTTATTTGGAAAGGAAGCTTTGCCCAGGCCCCGGGTCAGGACTTCGGGTTGGCCAAACAAACCTAAACGACAACGTTAA
- a CDS encoding response regulator transcription factor — protein MSTNQPSILLVEDEENLHESLKLNLELEGYQVTSAWNGLEAVKAVQNEYFDLIVLDIMLPEMDGLTVMETIRIQNNEVPILILSARNTSADRVLGLKKGADDYLTKPFNLEELMLRVSKLIEKNKKLQDKETIGDTYTFGNNKVDFKAQEATTKNGEKIQLSKKEAMLLKLLIENKNEVVTREKILQAVWGYNVYPTTRTIDNFILNFRKYFEEDSRNPRYFHSVRGVGYKYSE, from the coding sequence ATGAGTACGAACCAGCCATCAATACTATTGGTAGAAGACGAGGAGAACCTGCATGAATCATTGAAGCTTAACCTGGAACTGGAAGGCTACCAGGTGACTTCTGCATGGAATGGACTGGAAGCTGTAAAGGCCGTACAAAACGAATATTTCGACCTGATCGTCCTTGATATCATGTTGCCTGAGATGGATGGCCTGACGGTCATGGAAACCATCCGTATCCAGAACAATGAGGTGCCCATCCTCATCCTTAGTGCGCGCAATACCAGTGCCGACAGGGTATTGGGATTGAAGAAGGGGGCTGATGACTACCTGACCAAACCCTTCAACCTGGAAGAGCTCATGTTGAGGGTGAGCAAACTGATCGAGAAGAATAAGAAATTGCAGGACAAGGAAACCATAGGTGACACCTATACTTTTGGTAACAATAAGGTGGACTTCAAGGCACAGGAGGCGACTACCAAGAACGGCGAAAAGATCCAGCTCAGCAAGAAGGAGGCCATGTTACTGAAACTGCTCATCGAGAACAAGAATGAAGTGGTAACCAGGGAAAAGATATTACAGGCTGTATGGGGGTATAATGTATATCCTACTACCCGCACTATTGATAATTTTATCCTCAACTTCCGTAAATACTTTGAAGAGGATAGCCGTAACCCGCGCTATTTCCATTCTGTCAGGGGGGTGGGCTATAAGTACAGCGAGTAA
- a CDS encoding SDR family oxidoreductase produces the protein MNIVITGGSKGIGKAIAEQFAADGHNLFLASRGEATLYKTMEELLNRFPTASIKGFPADLSKKESINALAAWVLGYGVPDIVVNNAGQFIPGSIYNEEEGVLEAMLQQNLYSAYHFTRALLPAMMERRQGHIFNICSIASLHAYANGGSYSISKYALLGFSRNLREEMKPHGIKVTAVMPGAAYTASWEGAGVDPNRLMKAEDIAVMVAAAAKLSPQACVEDIILRPQLGDL, from the coding sequence ATGAACATAGTCATAACAGGTGGAAGCAAGGGAATTGGAAAAGCAATCGCAGAACAGTTTGCAGCCGATGGTCACAACCTATTCCTTGCCAGCAGGGGGGAAGCAACCTTATACAAGACCATGGAAGAGCTGTTGAACAGGTTCCCGACTGCCAGCATCAAAGGTTTCCCAGCCGACCTCTCAAAAAAGGAAAGCATCAATGCACTAGCCGCCTGGGTTTTAGGGTATGGTGTCCCTGACATTGTAGTCAACAATGCCGGGCAGTTCATTCCCGGCAGTATCTACAATGAGGAAGAAGGCGTATTGGAAGCCATGCTGCAACAGAACCTTTACAGTGCCTATCATTTCACCAGGGCCCTCTTGCCTGCCATGATGGAACGCAGGCAGGGTCATATCTTCAACATCTGCTCTATTGCATCGCTGCACGCCTATGCCAATGGCGGCTCCTATAGCATCAGCAAGTATGCATTGCTGGGATTTAGCCGGAACCTTCGGGAAGAAATGAAACCCCATGGCATCAAGGTAACGGCTGTGATGCCCGGGGCAGCCTACACAGCCTCCTGGGAAGGCGCAGGCGTTGATCCCAACAGGCTGATGAAGGCAGAGGATATTGCCGTGATGGTGGCCGCAGCAGCCAAACTCTCACCCCAGGCTTGCGTGGAGGATATTATCCTGCGACCCCAGTTGGGCGACCTCTAA
- a CDS encoding DUF2167 domain-containing protein, giving the protein MRKLLAAALLLLIGPNLWAGEKDSSQVSPSKETLQAMEQWITRLDSTEAAMDYMAGTISLNDHMASLSIPKGYKFIGRDQARFILEELWENLPDERVLGMIVPENFQVNQLNGEWAFVVSYDNIGFVKDKDADDINYEQLLQQLKTDEAATNMERERLGYNTMNIMGWAAAPYYDREKKILHWAKEFRIQGNTLNTLNYEVKILGRKGLISLNAVGTMEQFPAIREQLPHIIGMVQFNEGHRYADFDSGVDVVGAWNLGSLVVGKVMTNDGILQWLLSSWKYIGLGMVILAGIGWRQLKSRKDSALNPKEILDMKA; this is encoded by the coding sequence ATGAGAAAACTATTGGCAGCAGCCCTCCTGCTCCTGATTGGCCCTAACCTATGGGCCGGTGAAAAAGATAGTTCCCAGGTTTCCCCTTCTAAAGAAACGCTCCAGGCTATGGAGCAATGGATCACCAGGCTGGACTCCACTGAAGCCGCCATGGATTATATGGCCGGCACCATTTCACTCAATGACCACATGGCCAGCCTAAGTATTCCCAAAGGCTACAAATTCATTGGCAGGGACCAGGCCCGTTTCATCCTGGAAGAATTATGGGAAAACCTTCCCGATGAGCGGGTGTTGGGCATGATCGTACCGGAGAACTTCCAGGTCAACCAGCTCAATGGTGAATGGGCCTTTGTCGTGAGCTATGACAATATCGGGTTTGTGAAGGACAAGGATGCCGACGATATCAACTACGAGCAATTGCTACAGCAATTGAAAACAGATGAAGCAGCAACCAACATGGAAAGGGAAAGGCTCGGCTACAATACCATGAACATTATGGGCTGGGCAGCCGCACCCTATTATGACAGGGAGAAAAAGATATTGCACTGGGCGAAGGAATTCAGGATCCAGGGCAATACCCTGAATACCCTGAACTATGAAGTAAAGATCCTGGGAAGGAAAGGACTGATTAGCCTAAATGCAGTTGGCACCATGGAACAGTTCCCTGCAATAAGGGAACAACTGCCCCATATCATTGGCATGGTACAGTTCAACGAAGGTCATCGCTATGCCGATTTTGATTCAGGTGTTGATGTGGTGGGAGCATGGAACCTCGGCAGCCTGGTAGTGGGAAAGGTAATGACCAATGATGGCATCCTGCAATGGCTGCTTAGCTCCTGGAAGTACATTGGACTGGGAATGGTGATCCTGGCAGGGATTGGTTGGCGACAGCTGAAAAGCAGGAAAGATTCAGCGCTGAATCCCAAAGAGATCCTCGATATGAAAGCATAA
- a CDS encoding BatD family protein, whose amino-acid sequence MKQIKTFIITIFFLLPCWVMGQARFSTIADELTITTQDVLQVQYVVENAEDFTAFKTPEFRDFRIVQGPVETTGMSFMNNTLTRYKAISYVLQPLKSGRLLVPGAQATVDGKKMVSNKLMIEVADAGKRSPTPVSPINPGISGLYERPEEDYTIREGESATEKIRENLMVKLETDKTSAYVGEPIVATYKLYTRLRSQSRVSKRPSMNGFSVYDMVEPDGSMTRVEKLNGKSFTVHLIRQTQLLPLQEGKYELEPVELENNIRFLRLNKEAGPVRSGRTPLEQMFEEFMDEERGKWEEHQVTLTSSPATITIKPLPSNAPESFNGAVGNFTLSARMVSNTVGAGDNGNLELVLEGSGNLPLVNAPQINWPKGLDSYDPTTTENINKTVAPMAGKKTFTYAFTSSTPGKYELGPVAFSYFDPASKTYKTLQTERFTISITPSSNRKPATAPTGSQGGETPRNQWPVWLGAGLSILLLAGGILFWTRRRRKKIEPVEEANPPAVPVPVEEVVAIDRLLDAKQAAANNDIHGFYQHIERVLGEIVYNKVSLPPSSQLKQEALKRLAEKGIPQETLADLQGIWQEIDWVRYAAGSTSAINQELLVKSEKVMDAVDRLS is encoded by the coding sequence TTGAAGCAGATAAAGACATTCATCATCACCATATTTTTCCTGTTACCCTGCTGGGTAATGGGCCAGGCCAGGTTTTCCACCATTGCCGATGAACTCACCATTACCACCCAGGATGTTTTGCAGGTACAGTATGTGGTGGAGAACGCTGAAGACTTCACAGCATTCAAGACCCCTGAGTTCAGGGATTTCAGGATCGTGCAGGGACCGGTGGAAACCACGGGGATGAGCTTCATGAACAATACCCTGACCCGCTACAAGGCCATCAGCTACGTTTTACAGCCATTGAAATCCGGACGCCTGCTCGTTCCGGGCGCCCAGGCAACAGTGGATGGCAAAAAAATGGTATCCAATAAGCTGATGATCGAAGTAGCCGATGCCGGCAAGCGCTCCCCAACACCTGTTAGTCCCATCAATCCGGGAATCAGTGGCCTTTATGAGCGACCTGAAGAAGATTATACGATCAGGGAAGGGGAATCGGCTACCGAAAAGATCAGGGAGAACCTGATGGTTAAACTGGAGACCGATAAGACCAGCGCTTATGTTGGCGAACCGATCGTTGCCACCTACAAACTATATACCCGACTCAGGTCGCAGTCGAGGGTGAGCAAAAGGCCATCCATGAATGGTTTCAGTGTTTATGATATGGTGGAGCCCGACGGTTCCATGACCAGGGTAGAAAAGTTAAATGGCAAGTCCTTTACAGTACACCTTATCCGACAGACCCAACTACTGCCCTTGCAGGAAGGAAAGTATGAGTTGGAGCCGGTTGAGTTGGAAAACAATATCAGGTTCCTCAGGCTCAACAAAGAAGCGGGACCGGTAAGGTCTGGAAGGACCCCACTGGAACAAATGTTCGAGGAGTTCATGGATGAAGAGAGAGGCAAATGGGAAGAACACCAGGTTACCCTCACCAGCAGCCCTGCCACCATCACCATAAAACCACTACCATCTAATGCACCTGAAAGCTTCAATGGGGCAGTGGGCAACTTCACACTTTCGGCAAGAATGGTAAGCAATACGGTTGGAGCGGGCGACAATGGCAACCTGGAATTGGTCCTGGAAGGCAGTGGCAACCTGCCGCTGGTCAATGCGCCCCAAATCAATTGGCCAAAGGGTTTAGACAGTTATGATCCTACTACTACTGAGAACATCAATAAGACGGTGGCACCGATGGCAGGCAAAAAAACCTTCACCTATGCCTTCACCTCTTCCACCCCCGGTAAGTATGAATTAGGTCCTGTTGCCTTCAGTTATTTCGACCCGGCAAGCAAAACCTATAAAACGCTCCAGACAGAGCGGTTCACCATTTCCATAACGCCCTCCTCTAACCGTAAACCTGCGACTGCACCAACAGGATCGCAGGGTGGTGAAACACCCCGTAACCAATGGCCGGTTTGGCTTGGGGCTGGACTTTCAATCCTATTGCTGGCAGGGGGTATCCTATTCTGGACAAGAAGGAGAAGAAAAAAAATCGAGCCTGTTGAAGAAGCCAATCCACCGGCAGTGCCAGTGCCTGTTGAGGAAGTAGTAGCGATAGACCGCTTATTGGATGCAAAGCAGGCAGCCGCCAACAACGATATCCATGGATTTTACCAGCACATTGAAAGGGTGCTTGGCGAAATCGTGTACAATAAGGTTTCACTTCCTCCTTCCAGTCAGCTTAAACAGGAAGCACTGAAAAGACTCGCAGAAAAAGGAATACCACAGGAAACACTGGCGGACCTGCAAGGAATTTGGCAGGAGATCGATTGGGTGAGGTACGCAGCGGGAAGCACCAGTGCCATCAACCAGGAATTGCTGGTTAAATCAGAAAAGGTAATGGACGCCGTTGACCGGCTTAGCTAG
- a CDS encoding phosphatidylserine decarboxylase family protein yields MTIHREGYKSIAIAAIIFAVLNFLSFSFISASYPVLSWIILFVLLGLLLFIISFFRIPSRTMTYGDHQVICPADGKVVVIEEVVDEEYFKEKRLQVSIFMSPANVHVNRNPIAGDVVYSKYHKGKYLVAWHPKSSTENERHSVVLKKGNTEILVKQIAGALAKRIVNYLQPGMAVKQNEELGFIKFGSRVDVLLPVGTRVNVELNQHVKGGVTVLATI; encoded by the coding sequence ATGACGATCCATAGGGAAGGATACAAATCCATTGCTATCGCTGCAATCATCTTCGCCGTACTGAATTTCCTATCCTTCAGTTTTATCAGCGCCTCTTATCCGGTATTGAGCTGGATCATACTCTTTGTATTGCTTGGCCTTTTGTTATTCATCATATCTTTCTTCAGGATCCCTTCACGAACCATGACCTATGGTGATCACCAGGTGATCTGTCCCGCGGACGGAAAGGTGGTGGTGATCGAGGAAGTGGTGGATGAAGAATATTTCAAGGAAAAGAGGCTGCAGGTGAGTATTTTCATGAGCCCTGCCAATGTACACGTGAACAGGAACCCTATCGCCGGTGACGTGGTGTACAGCAAATACCACAAAGGGAAATACCTGGTGGCATGGCATCCCAAATCTTCCACAGAGAACGAAAGACATAGCGTAGTGCTGAAAAAGGGCAACACTGAGATACTGGTCAAGCAGATCGCTGGCGCCCTCGCCAAAAGGATCGTGAACTACCTGCAACCCGGAATGGCCGTAAAGCAAAACGAGGAACTGGGCTTTATTAAATTTGGCAGCCGGGTGGATGTCCTGTTACCGGTCGGCACCAGGGTTAACGTAGAACTCAACCAGCACGTTAAAGGTGGGGTGACCGTCCTGGCCACAATTTAA
- a CDS encoding gliding motility lipoprotein GldH, whose translation MKGAIKYLLGLSVLATVVTGCEKVDVFEKNIAIPQQKWSSALHPEINFSIADTSSLYNIYVVVRHTDAYRYNNLWMNIYTQAPGAAQPDKQVLDLQLATNEKGWLGTGMDDIFEHRVRITARPVQLKPGLYRFRLEQIMRDEPLDHVLNVGLRVERAKI comes from the coding sequence ATGAAAGGCGCAATTAAATACCTGCTGGGATTGTCGGTCCTGGCTACCGTGGTAACCGGTTGTGAAAAGGTTGATGTATTCGAAAAGAATATTGCCATTCCCCAACAAAAGTGGTCATCAGCCCTGCACCCGGAGATCAACTTCTCCATAGCGGATACCAGCTCCCTTTACAATATCTATGTAGTGGTAAGGCATACTGATGCCTATCGGTACAATAACCTTTGGATGAATATCTACACGCAGGCACCCGGTGCCGCCCAGCCAGACAAGCAGGTGTTGGACCTGCAACTGGCCACCAATGAAAAGGGATGGCTTGGCACAGGGATGGATGATATATTTGAGCATCGTGTCAGGATCACCGCCAGGCCTGTGCAGCTCAAGCCCGGTTTATACCGTTTCAGGCTGGAGCAAATCATGCGCGATGAACCCCTTGACCATGTGTTGAACGTTGGGTTGCGTGTTGAAAGAGCCAAAATCTGA
- a CDS encoding sensor histidine kinase — protein MPLRFLPKQKLALATAIYWFLLFYIIAALFFWFVKLRQQNEQMANYKLMELVADDPSYLQKVDKITTEAARKNTQFIGEGVTFFLVILIGAVFVYRAVRRQFRVAQQQQNFMMAITHELKTPIAVAKLNLETLQKHKLEESKQQKLISMTLQETNRLNTLTNNILISSQLEGGGYKFTREELDLSAMADKMMAEFRQRFPDRRFEWEVVPGLEIKGDALLIQILMSNLIDNAIKYSPKAGLIRFALVSKPAGPCIIVTDEGEGIPDEEKDKVFKRFYRIGNEEVRKTKGTGLGLYLCKKITEDHSASIHIEDNTPRGSKFIIQF, from the coding sequence ATGCCCTTACGTTTCCTTCCCAAACAGAAACTGGCACTGGCAACGGCCATTTATTGGTTCCTGCTCTTCTATATCATTGCTGCCCTCTTTTTCTGGTTCGTGAAGTTACGCCAGCAGAATGAGCAGATGGCGAACTATAAGCTCATGGAATTGGTGGCGGATGACCCATCCTACCTCCAGAAAGTTGATAAGATCACTACAGAAGCCGCCAGGAAGAATACGCAGTTCATTGGCGAAGGAGTTACTTTCTTTTTGGTGATCCTCATCGGGGCGGTTTTTGTTTACCGCGCTGTAAGAAGGCAGTTCCGCGTAGCCCAGCAACAACAGAATTTCATGATGGCCATCACGCATGAACTGAAAACCCCTATTGCTGTAGCCAAGCTCAACCTGGAAACCCTGCAGAAGCATAAATTGGAGGAAAGCAAGCAACAGAAGCTGATCAGCATGACCCTCCAGGAAACGAACCGGCTCAATACACTCACTAATAATATCCTGATCTCTTCCCAATTGGAAGGCGGGGGCTATAAGTTTACCCGCGAGGAACTTGACCTGTCTGCCATGGCTGATAAGATGATGGCGGAATTTCGCCAGCGTTTTCCCGACCGGAGGTTTGAGTGGGAAGTGGTACCGGGTTTGGAGATCAAGGGCGATGCCCTGCTCATCCAGATCCTAATGAGTAACCTGATCGACAATGCCATCAAGTATTCACCGAAAGCTGGATTGATCAGGTTTGCCCTGGTCAGCAAGCCTGCAGGACCTTGTATCATAGTGACGGATGAAGGTGAAGGAATACCCGATGAGGAAAAAGACAAAGTGTTCAAGCGGTTTTACCGGATAGGGAATGAAGAGGTCAGGAAGACCAAGGGTACCGGCCTTGGCCTATACCTGTGTAAGAAAATTACGGAGGACCATTCGGCCAGTATCCATATCGAAGATAATACACCGCGGGGTAGTAAATTCATCATTCAGTTCTAA
- a CDS encoding YicC/YloC family endoribonuclease, which translates to MLKSMTGFGRAERNVGDKTFLVDIKSLNGKQFELSLKMPAFLKPFEFDIRRLLSSRLNRGTIDCTISLKQTGSAKPVSINLSLAKAYYEPIAALSNELGLDASQILGNILKLPEVITPTSDTLTAEEWHEFQTVIDAAIQDLDYHRVEEGKILENDLLTRIANIEAQQVVIAELEPRRQQKIREGLVKLLEENVGADNYDKNRLEQELIYYIEKIDISEEQVRLKNHCDYFRTLLSDNDAEIGKKLSFLLQEVGREINTTGAKAYDATIQKSVVIMKDELEKAKEQVLNVL; encoded by the coding sequence ATGCTGAAATCGATGACTGGATTTGGACGGGCGGAAAGAAATGTTGGTGATAAGACCTTTCTTGTAGATATCAAGTCCCTCAATGGAAAGCAATTTGAGCTTTCCCTGAAAATGCCGGCTTTCCTCAAGCCTTTTGAATTTGATATTCGTCGGTTGTTGTCTTCCCGCCTCAATCGTGGAACCATCGATTGCACAATCAGCCTGAAGCAGACAGGCTCGGCCAAGCCGGTATCCATCAACCTTTCTCTTGCTAAGGCATATTATGAACCCATTGCGGCCTTGTCCAATGAACTGGGGCTTGATGCGAGCCAGATATTGGGTAATATCCTCAAACTGCCGGAAGTGATCACCCCAACTTCTGATACACTGACTGCAGAGGAGTGGCATGAATTCCAGACCGTGATAGATGCGGCCATTCAAGACCTCGACTACCATCGTGTGGAAGAAGGGAAGATCCTGGAGAATGACCTCTTAACCAGAATCGCCAATATTGAAGCGCAGCAGGTGGTGATCGCAGAACTGGAGCCCAGGCGCCAGCAGAAGATCCGCGAAGGCCTGGTGAAACTCCTGGAGGAGAATGTGGGTGCCGATAATTACGATAAGAATCGCCTGGAGCAGGAGTTGATCTATTATATCGAGAAGATTGACATCAGTGAAGAACAGGTGCGTTTGAAGAACCACTGTGATTACTTCCGGACCCTGCTCAGTGATAATGATGCCGAGATCGGAAAGAAATTATCGTTCCTGTTACAGGAGGTCGGCCGTGAGATCAACACCACAGGTGCCAAAGCCTATGATGCCACCATCCAGAAGAGTGTGGTGATCATGAAGGATGAGTTGGAGAAGGCCAAAGAGCAGGTCTTGAATGTACTGTAA
- a CDS encoding UDP-3-O-(3-hydroxymyristoyl)glucosamine N-acyltransferase translates to MRFPAPVALTWIADLIKAELLGNSTSMATGINEIHRVEKGDLVFVDHPKYYDKCLKSAASFIIINTRAVEIPEGKALLVVDNPFEAYVTIVNHFRPFQPAGSAISETAVIGEGTYIAPNVTIGHHVQIGKDCIIQPNVSILDHCIIGNNVIIQSGTVIGSDAFYYNTKKDREVWYKKMPSCGRVVIEDFVEIGAGCTIDRGVSHDTLIGQGTKIDNMVHIGHDTIIGKNCLFAAQVGIAGATTIEDGVVLWGQVGVSKTLTIGKNAVVLAQSGVPSSLEGGKTYFGSPTEDASIKRRELVWIKRIPEIWERIKNLQ, encoded by the coding sequence ATGCGTTTTCCGGCACCAGTTGCACTCACCTGGATTGCAGACCTCATTAAAGCCGAACTGCTGGGCAATAGTACCAGCATGGCAACAGGCATCAATGAAATTCATCGGGTAGAAAAGGGCGACCTTGTATTTGTAGACCATCCCAAGTATTATGATAAATGCCTGAAGTCTGCGGCTTCGTTCATCATCATCAACACCCGCGCGGTTGAAATACCTGAAGGGAAAGCACTGCTGGTGGTGGACAATCCATTTGAAGCATATGTCACCATCGTCAATCATTTCCGTCCCTTCCAGCCGGCCGGTTCTGCCATCAGTGAAACCGCAGTGATAGGCGAAGGGACTTATATCGCCCCCAATGTCACGATTGGCCACCATGTGCAGATCGGGAAGGATTGCATCATCCAACCCAATGTCAGCATACTCGACCATTGCATCATTGGCAACAATGTGATCATCCAATCGGGAACCGTGATCGGCTCTGATGCCTTCTATTACAATACCAAAAAGGACCGCGAGGTATGGTATAAGAAAATGCCGAGCTGCGGCAGGGTGGTGATCGAAGACTTCGTGGAGATCGGCGCGGGATGTACCATCGACCGTGGCGTAAGCCATGATACCCTGATTGGCCAGGGAACAAAAATCGACAACATGGTACATATTGGCCACGATACCATCATCGGAAAGAATTGCTTATTCGCTGCCCAGGTAGGTATTGCTGGTGCCACTACCATTGAGGACGGTGTTGTTCTATGGGGACAGGTTGGTGTCAGCAAAACCCTTACCATTGGCAAGAATGCCGTAGTACTGGCACAAAGTGGGGTACCTTCTTCACTGGAAGGTGGCAAGACCTATTTTGGCAGTCCTACTGAAGATGCTTCTATTAAGCGAAGGGAATTGGTCTGGATCAAACGCATTCCCGAGATCTGGGAAAGGATCAAAAACCTGCAGTAA
- a CDS encoding YjjG family noncanonical pyrimidine nucleotidase, with protein sequence MKTYQHIFFDLDHTLWDFEANAKQTLEDLYHGLSLAEKGVDDFGRFHQQYSAHNDRLWERYRNGYIKVDELRWKRMWHTLLDFKIGDEKLAREMSTRFLDLLPSRTILFPYALEILGYLADKGYALHLITNGFEETQHKKLKYSGLEKFFGKVITSEGSNSLKPHREIFEYAFRETGADPGTSIMVGDNLEVDIQGAMNAGMDQVFVNHINEVPAIRPTYTVYSLKELEGIF encoded by the coding sequence ATGAAAACCTATCAACATATCTTCTTTGACCTTGATCATACCCTTTGGGATTTTGAGGCTAATGCCAAACAAACCCTGGAGGACCTTTACCATGGGTTATCCCTTGCCGAAAAGGGGGTAGACGATTTCGGGCGCTTCCACCAGCAATACAGCGCTCATAACGATCGCCTCTGGGAACGCTACCGGAATGGCTACATCAAGGTTGATGAACTGCGCTGGAAAAGGATGTGGCATACCCTGCTCGATTTCAAGATCGGTGACGAGAAACTGGCCCGTGAAATGAGCACCAGGTTCCTTGACCTGCTACCCAGCCGGACCATACTCTTTCCGTATGCCCTGGAGATCCTTGGTTATTTAGCGGATAAGGGTTACGCACTTCATTTGATAACCAATGGTTTTGAAGAAACGCAACACAAGAAATTAAAGTACTCAGGACTCGAAAAATTTTTTGGGAAAGTGATCACTTCAGAGGGTAGCAACAGCCTGAAACCCCATAGGGAGATCTTTGAGTATGCTTTCCGGGAAACGGGGGCCGACCCGGGAACCAGTATCATGGTGGGGGATAACCTTGAGGTGGATATCCAGGGTGCCATGAATGCCGGCATGGACCAGGTTTTTGTAAACCATATCAACGAAGTACCGGCGATCAGGCCTACCTATACGGTTTATTCGCTAAAGGAACTGGAAGGGATATTTTAA